CCGACGTCGGCGTGCGCAGGATGAGTCCGGCGTCGCCGGTGATCTTGCCGCGCGGCACCACGATGTGCACACCCTTGGACGCACGCACCTGGAACCGGCCGCGTCCGCCGGACAGCTCCTGGATGTCATCGGTCCAGACGCCGGTGCAGTTCAACACCACGCCGGCCCGGACCGTCGCCTGCGCGCCGGTCTCGGTGTCGCGCAACTCGACACCGACCACGCGGTCGGACTCGCGGGCGAACCCCACCGCAGCGGTCGACGCGCGGACCACGGCACCGTACCTGGCCGCGGTGCGCGCGACGGTCAGCGTGTGCCGTGCGTCGTCGGCCTGGGCGTCGTAGTAGCGCACCGCGCCGACGAGGGAATCCGGCTTCATGCTCGGGAACATCCGCAGCGCGGCACGCCGGCTCAGGTGCTTCTGCGCCGGCACGCTCGAGTGCCCGCCCATGGTGTCGTACAGGGCCAGACCCGCTGCCACGTAAGGACGTTCCCAGCCCCGATGGGTGAGCGGGTACAGGAACGGGACGGGCTTGACCAGGTGCGGCGCGAGGCGCGTTGTCATCAGCTCGCGTTCGTGCAGCGCCTCACGGACCAGGCCGAACTCCAACTGCTCCAGGTAGCGCAGGCCGCCGTGGAACAGCTTGGACGATCGGCTGGACGTGCCCGCCGCGAAGTCGCGCGCCTCCACAAGCGCCACCGAGAGCCCCCGGGTGGCGGCGTCCAAGGCGGCGCCCGCGCCGGTGACCCCGCCGCCGACCACCACGACGTCGAACGACTCGGCGGCGAGCCGGCTCCACGCGGTGTCCCGGTACACGGTATCGAGCCGCGACGTGTCGCCGCCGCCCTTCGGAATCGATGCGCCCACAAGGTGGCAGGCTAGCCGAATGCCGGCTGTCGTCGCTGCGATCGACCAGGGGACCACGTCCACCCGCTGCCTGCTCTTCGACCACGACGCGCGGATCGTCGCGATGGAGCAGCTCGAACACCGCCAGTACCTGCCGCGGCCCGGCTGGGTGGAGCACGACCCGGCGGAGATCTGGTCGAACACCCGGACGGTGCTGGCCGGCGCGGTCGCGCGCGCCGAGTGCCGGCCGGGGGACGTCGCCGCGATCGGCATCACGAACCAGCGCGAGACCACGGTCGTCTGGGACCGCACCACGGGCGAGCCGATCGCGCCGGCGATCGTGTGGCAGGACACCCGCACCCAGTCGATCTGTGACGATCTGGCGGTGGACGGCGGTGTCGGCCGCTATCGCGAGCGTGTCGGCCTGCCGCTGGCCACCTACTTCGCCGGCCCCAAGGTGCGCTGGCTGCTCGAGCACGTCGACGGAGCGCGCGCCAGGGCCGAGGCGGGCGAGTTGTTGATGGGCACGATCGATTCCTGGTTGGTGTGGAACCTGTCCGGTGGGCTGCACGTCACCGACGCCACGAACGCCAGCCGCACCATGCTGATGGACCTGGACACCCTCGACTGGGCGCCGGACATCGCGGCGGACCTCGGCATCCCTGTTGCCATGCTGCCGCAGATCCGCTCGTCGTCCGAGGTGTACGCGCAGGTGCGCGAGCGGGGTCCGCTGGCCGGCGTGCCGATCGCGGGCATCCTCGGCGACCAGCAGGCGGCGACGTTCGGGCAGGCGTGCCTGCAGCGGGGTGAGGCCAAGAACACCTACGGCACCGGCAACTTCCTGCTGCTCAACACCGGCACCGAACGGGTGCTGTCGCAGAACGGGTTGCTGACCACGGTCTGTTACGCCCTGCCAGGGCAGCCGCCGGTGTACGCGCTGGAGGGCTCGATCGCGGTCACCGGCTCGCTGGTGCAGTGGCTGCGCGACAACCTCGGCCTCATCGAGTCCGCGCCGGAGGTGGAGACGCTCGCCGCGTCCGTCGAGGACAACGGCGGCGCCTACTTCGTCCCGGCGTTCTCCGGACTGTTCGCACCGCACTGGCGTCCGGACGCGCGCGGCGCGATCGTCGGGCTCACCCGCTACGTCAACCGTGGCCACCTCGCCCGCGCCGCACTGGAGGCGACCGCGTTCCAGACCCGCGAGGTGATCGAGGCGATGAATGCGGACGCGGCGGTCGACCTGCGGTCGCTGAAGGTCGACGGCGGCATGGTCGGCAACGAGCTGCTGATGCAGTTCCAGGCCGACCTGCTCGACGTCCCGGTCGTGCGGCCGGTGGTCACCGAGACGACGGCCCTGGGCGCGGCGTACGCGGCCGGGCTGGCGGTGGGGTTCTGGTCCTCGACCGAGGAGATCCGGGCGAACTGGGCGGCCGACCGCGAGTGGCGACCGGCGATGGGCGCGGCGCAGCGCGAGGAGCTGTACGCCCGGTGGAAGAAAGCCGTCACCCGCACGTTGGACTGGGTATGAGCAGCCCTTTGCCCGCCGTCCCACTGTCCGTGCTCGATCTCGCGCCGGTGGGCGACGGGGCGAGCGCAAGCGATGCGGTGCAGGCCAGCC
This genomic stretch from Jatrophihabitans cynanchi harbors:
- a CDS encoding glycerol-3-phosphate dehydrogenase/oxidase, with product MGASIPKGGGDTSRLDTVYRDTAWSRLAAESFDVVVVGGGVTGAGAALDAATRGLSVALVEARDFAAGTSSRSSKLFHGGLRYLEQLEFGLVREALHERELMTTRLAPHLVKPVPFLYPLTHRGWERPYVAAGLALYDTMGGHSSVPAQKHLSRRAALRMFPSMKPDSLVGAVRYYDAQADDARHTLTVARTAARYGAVVRASTAAVGFARESDRVVGVELRDTETGAQATVRAGVVLNCTGVWTDDIQELSGGRGRFQVRASKGVHIVVPRGKITGDAGLILRTPTSVLFVIPWKNHWLIGTTDTDWTLDLAHPAATRADIDYLLERVNEVLVTPLTAADIQGVYAGLRPLLAGESEESSALSREHAVAQVVPGLISIAGGKYTTYRVMAADIVDAAAEELPRRVQPSCTDRVPLLGADGYFAMRNQIDTLAADYGLHPHRIRHVLDRYGSLIRDVLDPGLDEANLLDTVPGAPDYLLAEIRYAVTHEGALHLEDVLTRRTRISIEYPHRGVDCAEPVAALAGSVLGWDRRTRSREVKAYTDRVAAERASQDRLDDAAADEARTAVPEVRGYL
- the glpK gene encoding glycerol kinase GlpK, giving the protein MPAVVAAIDQGTTSTRCLLFDHDARIVAMEQLEHRQYLPRPGWVEHDPAEIWSNTRTVLAGAVARAECRPGDVAAIGITNQRETTVVWDRTTGEPIAPAIVWQDTRTQSICDDLAVDGGVGRYRERVGLPLATYFAGPKVRWLLEHVDGARARAEAGELLMGTIDSWLVWNLSGGLHVTDATNASRTMLMDLDTLDWAPDIAADLGIPVAMLPQIRSSSEVYAQVRERGPLAGVPIAGILGDQQAATFGQACLQRGEAKNTYGTGNFLLLNTGTERVLSQNGLLTTVCYALPGQPPVYALEGSIAVTGSLVQWLRDNLGLIESAPEVETLAASVEDNGGAYFVPAFSGLFAPHWRPDARGAIVGLTRYVNRGHLARAALEATAFQTREVIEAMNADAAVDLRSLKVDGGMVGNELLMQFQADLLDVPVVRPVVTETTALGAAYAAGLAVGFWSSTEEIRANWAADREWRPAMGAAQREELYARWKKAVTRTLDWV